One Engraulis encrasicolus isolate BLACKSEA-1 chromosome 5, IST_EnEncr_1.0, whole genome shotgun sequence DNA segment encodes these proteins:
- the si:dkeyp-84f3.5 gene encoding zinc finger protein 594, with product MGDPFLDYCSSQELAGDADAFICAECGEGFVQYTKLVRHTRIIHGSSEAYPAEVYPAEASNGLEAPVVFALQKNGTLTVVEKLEISDSGVTKSNQFDPQSKSTSMEESAENRAKPCSCERCGETFANQLSLQQHQHYHSLGQEFKCTLCCKLHTDRDSLREHLQIHAHERFYSCGHCGKRFLKQETLSVHQKEKHGSQARNYNREAKSQEIGKFYQCKLCDMHFFWLSDLQSHLISHSMKKTENTELATKENVPQRPKYGDRTLYRCDTCGKGFRVLADLKQHRMSHLAEEEQEQEQDEEAEAEEEDTEEESEEEVTRPKTLPKRQKQKATAKAKAKAIPNIRGKRPFTPRQYNSRLDHPRRRMRGRTHGSHQGNTRLYPCKHCHRVFVHSSSLSRHNRYHKGTLHTCMFCGRHFPQRCDVTRHIALYHQSELGDATDENDEDEKSIDDRALLKQARQYAENIKKGSSDKGPSKGSDKSSVPKARLSFKCRECGKVFGLISVYKRHQRYHRIESNRHLHKCTQCRCRFSQLSALERHLKTHENPPSEDEKDELPTVDKSKGANGDSEDSDEGESAVKPELLYECTVCGNSYASMKTFLKHQMEH from the coding sequence ATGGGAGATCCTTTTTTGGACTATTGCTCCTCCCAGGAGCTGGCAGGAGATGCAGATGCTTTCATTTGTGCAGAATGTGGGGAGGGTTTTGTACAGTACACCAAACTTGTAAGACATACAAGGATCATTCATGGATCTTCGGAAGCATACCCAGCAGAAGTATACCCAGCAGAAGCCAGCAATGGCTTGGAAGCACCTGTTGTGTTTGCTCTTCAGAAAAATGGAACTCTTACAGTGGTGGAGAAGCTGGAGATATCAGACTCTGGTGTCACAAAATCCAATCAGTTTGACCCCCAGTCAAAGTCCACTTCAATGGAAGAGTCGGCAGAAAATCGTGCCAAACCCTGCTCGTGTGAAAGATGTGGCGAAACATTTGCCAATCAGTTGAGTTTACAACAACATCAACACTATCATTCCTTGGGACAAGAATTTAAATGTACTCTGTGCTGTAAGCTTCATACTGACAGAGATAGTCTTCGGGAACATCTGCAAATTCATGCTCATGAGAGATTTTACAGTTGTGGACACTGTGGGAAAAGATTCCTGAAACAGGAGACACTCTCAGTCCATCAGAAAGAAAAGCATGGCTCACAGGCCAGGAATTATAACCGAGAAGCAAAAAGCCAAGAAATTGGAAAATTCTATCAATGCAAGTTGTGTGACATGCACTTTTTCTGGCTATCTGACTTACAGAGCCATCTTATCAGTCACTCTATGAAAAAAACAGAGAACACTGAATTGGCCACGAAAGAAAACGTACCACAACGGCCTAAGTATGGCGATAGAACATTGTATCGTTGTGACACGTGTGGAAAAGGTTTCAGAGTACTCGCAGACCTTAAACAACATCGTATGTCTCACCTggcggaggaggagcaggagcaggagcaggatgaggaggcggaggcggaggaggaggacacgGAGGAGGAATCTGAAGAGGAGGTCACACGTCCGAAAACTTTGCCAAAGAGGCAAAAGCAAAAGGCAAcggcaaaagcaaaagcaaaagcaatTCCAAACATTAGAGGCAAAAGGCCATTTACGCCTAGGCAGTACAATAGCAGGTTGGATCACCCAAGGAGAAGGATGCGTGGTAGAACTCATGGATCACATCAGGGTAACACGAGATTGTATCCCTGCAAACATTGCCATCGTGTTTTTGTGCATTCGAGTAGTCTGTCTCGTCACAACCGGTACCACAAGGGAACTTTGCACACTTGTATGTTCTGTGGGAGGCACTTTCCCCAAAGATGTGATGTCACCAGGCATATAGCCTTGTACCATCAGTCAGAGCTGGGTGATGCCACTGACGAAAATGACGAGGATGAAAAATCAATTGACGACCGTGCCTTGTTGAAACAAGCCAGACAATATGCCGAAAATATTAAAAAAGGCAGCTCCGACAAAGGACCATCAAAAGGGAGTGACAAATCAAGTGTTCCGAAGGCACGTTTGTCATTCAAGTGTCGTGAATGTGGCAAAGTGTTTGGTTTGATCAGTGTTTACAAACGGCATCAACGTTATCacagaatcgaatcaaatcgtcatctgcacaaatgtacacagtgtcgatgccgttttTCACAACTGTCTGCCTTGGAACGTCACTTAAAAACACATGAAAATCCCCCTTCAGAGGATGAGAAAGACGAACTTCCAACTGTAGATAAGAGTAAAGGTGCCAATGGTGACTCTGAGGACAGTGATGAAGGTGAATCGGCTGTGAAACCGGAGTTGTTGTATGAATGCACAGTGTGTGGCAACTCGTATGCTTCCATGAAAACTTTCTTGAAGCATCAGATGGAGCATTAA